Proteins co-encoded in one Macellibacteroides fermentans genomic window:
- a CDS encoding HIT family protein has translation MATIFSKIVAGEIPCHKVAEDDNFFAFLDINPLVHGHTLVIPKKEVDYIFDLNDNELGAMILFAKRVAAAIGRAIECKRVGLSVIGLEVPHAHIHLVPINKESDIYFGKTKLTVTSDELAAVAEKIRKEFI, from the coding sequence ATGGCAACAATATTCAGCAAGATTGTGGCAGGAGAAATCCCATGTCATAAAGTGGCGGAAGACGACAACTTCTTTGCCTTTCTGGACATCAACCCGCTGGTTCATGGACACACGCTGGTAATTCCCAAAAAAGAGGTGGATTACATATTCGACCTGAACGATAATGAGCTTGGCGCCATGATTCTATTTGCCAAGAGAGTAGCCGCGGCCATCGGGCGGGCTATCGAATGTAAAAGAGTGGGACTTAGTGTAATCGGGCTCGAAGTACCGCATGCACACATCCACCTGGTTCCTATAAACAAGGAATCCGACATCTATTTTGGAAAAACGAAACTGACCGTAACTTCTGATGAGCTGGCCGCTGTTGCCGAAAAGATCAGAAAAGAATTTATTTGA
- the greA gene encoding transcription elongation factor GreA — MAVSYMTEEGYNKILAEINLLETVKRPEISHQIAEARDKGDLSENAEYDAAKEAQGILEAKIAQLKGLIANARLIDESQLRSDVVQIMSKVTIKNVKNNMVMSYTLVSDSEANLRENKIAVSTPIAKGLMGKKVGDVVDIKVPSGIVSYQVEEISI; from the coding sequence ATGGCTGTTAGTTATATGACAGAGGAAGGTTACAACAAGATTTTAGCAGAAATAAATCTGTTGGAAACCGTTAAGCGTCCGGAAATATCCCATCAAATTGCCGAAGCAAGAGACAAGGGAGACCTTTCCGAAAATGCAGAATACGATGCCGCCAAAGAGGCTCAGGGCATTCTGGAAGCTAAAATTGCGCAATTGAAAGGGCTTATTGCCAATGCTCGACTGATAGACGAGTCGCAATTAAGAAGCGACGTAGTACAAATCATGAGTAAGGTAACAATCAAGAACGTAAAAAATAACATGGTTATGAGCTATACGTTGGTATCCGACTCTGAAGCGAATCTGCGCGAAAACAAAATTGCGGTAAGCACTCCCATTGCCAAAGGCTTGATGGGTAAAAAGGTGGGCGATGTAGTAGATATCAAGGTACCATCCGGTATTGTTAGTTATCAGGTTGAAGAAATCTCTATTTAA
- a CDS encoding TlpA disulfide reductase family protein — MKKISTQLLSAFTLLLVLLAGCSKSNEFTVKGIVSGADGETIYFENVGISAVATLDSAKLSADGKFKFQRKATPYPEFYRLRLNKQFINVAIDSTETVKLIADAGTFATSYTVEGSESCKAIKDITLAQLDANMEISKLRKAYGAKEIADSTYRTKVLEAAEAYKTVAKKYIFSAPMSAAAYFALFQQIDGLLFFDLYDKADSRAYGAVATSYDHYYPESPRSKHLHNLALQSIKVLRGQRPINFDNIKTEEVSFLDIELPTITGEMSKLSDLAKGKVVLVNFTAYQAEWSPALNMELGKIYTNHHSSGLEIYQISLDSDAHFWKNAASNLPWMCVRDPQSVYSQAAALYNVKQLPALFILDKNGNLVKRVENIGTLEASIKGLL, encoded by the coding sequence ATGAAAAAAATATCCACACAGCTGCTTTCGGCATTTACCCTGTTGCTCGTACTTTTAGCAGGTTGCAGCAAGTCGAATGAATTCACCGTCAAGGGAATTGTATCAGGTGCAGACGGAGAGACCATCTACTTCGAGAATGTAGGTATCTCGGCGGTTGCAACACTTGATTCGGCAAAACTTTCTGCAGACGGAAAATTCAAATTCCAGCGAAAGGCCACCCCTTATCCGGAGTTCTATCGTCTACGGTTGAACAAACAGTTTATCAACGTAGCCATCGACTCGACCGAAACTGTCAAATTAATTGCAGACGCCGGTACGTTTGCCACCTCTTACACCGTGGAAGGTTCCGAAAGCTGTAAAGCCATCAAAGACATCACACTTGCCCAGCTGGATGCCAACATGGAAATCAGCAAGCTTCGCAAGGCCTATGGAGCCAAAGAGATTGCAGACTCCACATACAGAACCAAAGTACTTGAAGCTGCAGAAGCCTATAAGACCGTTGCTAAAAAGTATATCTTCTCTGCCCCCATGTCGGCCGCAGCCTATTTCGCTCTTTTCCAGCAGATAGACGGATTACTGTTCTTCGACCTGTACGACAAGGCAGACTCGAGAGCTTACGGAGCAGTAGCTACAAGCTACGACCACTACTATCCGGAAAGCCCCAGATCAAAGCATTTACACAACCTGGCGTTGCAATCCATCAAAGTATTGCGTGGTCAGCGTCCTATCAACTTCGACAACATCAAGACAGAAGAGGTAAGCTTCCTCGATATCGAATTACCCACTATCACCGGAGAGATGTCGAAACTGTCTGATCTGGCCAAAGGCAAAGTGGTATTGGTAAACTTTACCGCCTACCAGGCAGAATGGTCGCCCGCGTTGAATATGGAATTAGGTAAGATCTATACCAACCACCACAGCAGCGGATTGGAAATCTATCAGATCTCGCTCGACTCCGATGCCCACTTCTGGAAAAACGCAGCATCAAACCTGCCGTGGATGTGTGTACGCGATCCGCAATCCGTTTATTCACAGGCGGCAGCACTCTACAACGTAAAACAATTACCGGCCCTGTTCATTCTGGACAAAAACGGCAATCTGGTTAAACGTGTGGAGAATATCGGCACGTTGGAAGCATCGATAAAAGGCCTTCTGTAA